In the Lusitaniella coriacea LEGE 07157 genome, one interval contains:
- a CDS encoding response regulator: MPKILLVEDNEMNRDMLSRRLMRKGYEVVIAVDGAEGVSMTLSEQPDIVLMDMSLPVIDGWEATRQLKANSDTQSIPVMALTAHAMAGDREKALAAGCDDYDTKPIELPRLLGKLESLLAKAKPS; encoded by the coding sequence ATGCCCAAAATTCTATTGGTTGAAGATAATGAAATGAATCGAGATATGCTCTCTCGTCGTTTGATGCGCAAAGGTTACGAAGTGGTTATTGCTGTTGATGGGGCCGAAGGCGTGTCCATGACCCTTTCCGAACAACCGGATATCGTCCTGATGGACATGAGTTTGCCTGTAATAGATGGATGGGAGGCAACGCGACAACTCAAGGCAAATTCCGATACCCAAAGCATTCCTGTTATGGCACTCACCGCTCACGCAATGGCGGGCGATCGCGAAAAAGCTCTTGCGGCTGGATGCGATGATTACGATACCAAGCCCATTGAATTGCCTCGACTTTTGGGTAAGCTCGAAAGCCTTTTAGCCAAAGCCAAACCTTCTTAA